The following proteins come from a genomic window of Streptomyces liliiviolaceus:
- a CDS encoding cellulose-binding domain-containing protein, with translation MPDLPTPQDAAEATLFSECWDAVLSYADLCTGGSADARPLASEAFSRGIREARAAEAETGGKSFGRRARAPRLPRIPLLLTAVRQTTIAWEAQGIGDRLVPELRLWLNSEQAERFSGPPLHRPLALRGLRDMQEPDAALLWLTEVEAMPTAAVARRLGLDPAGVTEELQQVRGVFRDRCHRNHLDTPLSEECRSYARLLDAVTRSPAAEVPDDLSRHLARCVECAEAAACLKHSGGGLPSALAGGVIGWGGLAYLERRRRAVESGLSRSAADDTEEAAAWMKDSGGRPRIGRAGLLAVAAGVSLLALVVTLVPFGSGDDGTETAAESAGRQPVGEQVPSFDGLPSGSGSVGESTSSTVSPKTPKSSAGEGAGAGSKSEKEAQGDSSSSAEEDDVVPNPSEPAVCHARYDLVSEWPDGFQATVTVKSDYALDTWRVGWTFRDGQKMTQMWDGSFDQKGSRVTASAADYNKSVAAGGSLAVGFLASWRDGNSAPVDFTLNGRSCTHSS, from the coding sequence ATGCCAGACCTGCCGACCCCTCAGGACGCCGCCGAGGCAACCTTGTTCTCGGAGTGCTGGGACGCGGTTCTTTCCTACGCCGACCTCTGCACCGGCGGCTCCGCCGACGCACGCCCCCTGGCCTCAGAGGCCTTCTCCCGCGGCATACGTGAAGCGCGTGCCGCGGAGGCCGAGACCGGCGGCAAAAGCTTCGGACGCCGGGCGCGCGCGCCCAGGCTGCCCCGCATACCGCTCCTCCTGACCGCCGTACGACAGACGACCATCGCCTGGGAGGCCCAGGGGATCGGTGACCGACTCGTACCCGAACTCCGGCTGTGGCTCAACTCCGAGCAGGCCGAACGCTTCTCCGGCCCGCCCCTGCACCGGCCACTCGCCCTGCGCGGGCTGCGGGACATGCAGGAACCGGACGCCGCGCTCCTGTGGCTGACCGAGGTCGAGGCCATGCCGACGGCCGCGGTGGCCCGCCGGCTCGGCCTCGATCCGGCAGGCGTCACCGAGGAACTGCAGCAGGTGCGCGGTGTGTTCCGCGACCGCTGCCACCGCAACCACCTCGACACCCCGCTCTCCGAGGAGTGCCGCAGTTACGCCCGGCTGCTCGACGCGGTCACCCGCTCGCCCGCCGCCGAGGTGCCGGACGACCTGTCACGGCACCTGGCCCGCTGCGTCGAGTGCGCGGAGGCCGCCGCCTGTCTCAAGCACAGCGGGGGCGGCCTGCCGTCCGCGCTCGCGGGCGGAGTCATCGGCTGGGGCGGCCTCGCCTACCTCGAACGGCGGCGCAGGGCCGTCGAGTCGGGGCTCAGCCGCAGCGCCGCCGACGACACGGAGGAAGCCGCCGCCTGGATGAAGGACAGCGGCGGCCGGCCCCGGATCGGACGCGCCGGGCTGCTGGCCGTGGCCGCCGGCGTCTCGCTCCTCGCACTCGTCGTGACCCTGGTGCCCTTCGGCTCGGGGGACGACGGCACCGAGACCGCCGCGGAGTCGGCGGGCCGGCAGCCCGTGGGGGAGCAGGTGCCCTCGTTCGACGGCCTGCCGTCCGGCTCCGGTTCGGTGGGCGAGTCGACATCGTCCACGGTCTCCCCGAAGACGCCGAAGTCCAGCGCCGGGGAGGGCGCCGGTGCGGGCTCGAAGTCGGAGAAGGAGGCCCAGGGCGACTCCTCTTCCTCCGCCGAGGAGGACGACGTCGTGCCCAACCCCAGCGAGCCCGCCGTCTGCCACGCCCGGTACGACCTGGTCAGCGAGTGGCCGGACGGGTTCCAGGCCACCGTCACCGTGAAGTCCGACTACGCCCTGGACACCTGGCGCGTCGGCTGGACCTTCCGCGACGGCCAGAAGATGACGCAGATGTGGGACGGCAGCTTCGACCAGAAGGGCTCCCGCGTGACGGCGAGCGCCGCCGACTACAACAAGTCCGTCGCCGCGGGCGGCTCACTCGCCGTGGGCTTCCTCGCGTCATGGCGCGACGGGAACTCGGCACCGGTCGACTTCACGTTGAACGGCCGCAGTTGCACGCACTCCAGCTGA
- a CDS encoding radical SAM protein, protein MGSRTALVEDLMERFPHVPREAVFKEDLLRGGVAFDDSALSDNEGGDVKPKSYFIFSFDHGTLPELGEAALRRPPEEIILTGGPYDLRRTVVSVRVNPSSPYRVAAGPDGMLGLYLDGKRISDVGVPPMPEYYRHKLSNGKSVMEVAPTIQWGYLIYLTVFRVCQYFGAKEECQYCDINHNWRQQKAAGRPYTGVKDVDEVLEALEIIDRYDTAKTSTAYTLTGGAITSKLQGRDEADFYGMYAKAIEEHFPGRWIGKVVAQALPRDDVQRFKDYGVQIYHPNYEVWDEYLFKMYCPGKERYVGRDEWHKRILDSAEVFGARNVIPNFVAGVEMAEPFGFKTVDEAIASTTEGLRFFMSQGITPRFTTWCPEPTTPLGKANPNGAPLEYHIRLLEAYRSTMDDFGLSSPPGYGPPGPGNAVFSVSSFMDSLPANAPVGKEREAGTDEVPVA, encoded by the coding sequence ATGGGCAGCCGAACCGCGCTGGTCGAGGATCTGATGGAAAGGTTCCCGCACGTACCGCGAGAGGCGGTCTTCAAGGAAGACCTGCTCCGCGGAGGCGTGGCCTTCGACGACTCCGCGCTCAGCGACAACGAGGGCGGGGACGTCAAACCGAAGTCCTACTTCATCTTCTCCTTCGACCACGGCACCCTTCCCGAGCTGGGCGAAGCCGCCCTGCGCCGCCCGCCTGAGGAGATCATCCTCACCGGCGGCCCGTACGACCTGCGCCGCACCGTCGTGTCCGTCCGCGTGAACCCGTCCTCGCCCTACCGCGTCGCCGCCGGCCCCGACGGCATGCTCGGGCTGTACCTCGACGGGAAGCGGATCTCGGACGTCGGGGTGCCGCCGATGCCGGAGTACTACCGGCACAAGCTCTCCAACGGGAAGTCCGTCATGGAGGTGGCCCCGACGATCCAGTGGGGCTACCTGATCTATCTGACGGTCTTCCGCGTCTGCCAGTACTTCGGCGCCAAGGAGGAGTGCCAGTACTGCGACATCAACCACAACTGGCGCCAGCAGAAGGCGGCGGGCCGCCCGTACACCGGGGTGAAGGACGTCGACGAGGTCCTTGAGGCGCTGGAGATCATCGACCGGTACGACACGGCGAAGACGTCCACCGCGTACACGCTGACCGGCGGCGCGATCACCTCCAAGCTGCAGGGCCGCGACGAGGCCGACTTCTACGGCATGTACGCCAAGGCCATCGAGGAGCACTTCCCCGGGCGGTGGATCGGCAAGGTCGTCGCCCAGGCGCTGCCCCGCGACGACGTGCAGCGGTTCAAGGACTACGGCGTGCAGATCTACCACCCCAACTACGAGGTGTGGGACGAGTACCTGTTCAAGATGTACTGCCCGGGCAAGGAGCGCTACGTCGGCCGCGACGAGTGGCACAAGCGCATCCTCGACTCCGCGGAGGTCTTCGGCGCGCGCAATGTCATCCCCAACTTCGTCGCGGGCGTGGAGATGGCCGAGCCCTTCGGGTTCAAGACGGTCGACGAGGCGATCGCGTCCACGACGGAGGGGCTGCGGTTCTTCATGTCGCAGGGCATCACGCCCCGCTTCACCACCTGGTGCCCGGAGCCGACGACACCGCTGGGCAAGGCCAATCCGAACGGCGCGCCGCTGGAGTACCACATCCGGCTGCTGGAGGCCTACCGGTCGACGATGGACGACTTCGGGCTCTCCTCGCCGCCCGGATACGGCCCGCCCGGACCGGGCAACGCGGTGTTCTCGGTCAGCTCCTTCATGGACAGCCTCCCGGCGAACGCGCCGGTGGGCAAGGAGAGGGAAGCGGGCACGGACGAGGTGCCCGTGGCCTGA
- a CDS encoding D-arabinono-1,4-lactone oxidase, whose protein sequence is MAEVLRNWAGNITYSAKELKRPHSLDTLRALIARSAHARVLGSGHSFNLIADPGPEGVLLSLTALPPSIDVDTATRTVRVAGGVRYAELARTVHEHGLALPNMASLPHISVAGSVATGTHGSGNANGSLASPVREVELVLADGSVLAVGRDDPRFDGAVTSLGALGVVTALTLDLEPDFEVAQHVFGRLPLAGLDFETVSASAYSVSLFTDWRRSGFVQAWVKRRTDVPWDGFPWAEPAAEAMHPVPGMPAVNCTQQFGVPGPWHERLPHFRPEFTPSSGAELQSEYLLPRSYAVEALHAVDAIREAVAPVLQICEVRTVAADSQWLSPAYGRDTVAFHFTWVEDTAAVLPVVRRLEEALAPFDARPHWGKVFTAEPSDLRGRYPRMADFEALVADLDPTGTFRNDFVGALLGT, encoded by the coding sequence ATGGCTGAGGTTCTGAGGAACTGGGCGGGGAACATCACGTACTCCGCCAAGGAGCTGAAGCGTCCACACTCGCTGGACACCCTCCGCGCCCTGATCGCCCGCAGCGCCCACGCCCGAGTGCTCGGCAGTGGACACTCCTTCAACCTGATCGCCGACCCGGGCCCCGAGGGCGTCCTGCTCTCCCTGACCGCCCTCCCCCCGTCGATCGACGTGGACACGGCGACCCGTACGGTCCGGGTGGCCGGCGGCGTCCGCTACGCGGAACTCGCCCGGACGGTCCACGAGCACGGCCTAGCCCTGCCCAACATGGCCTCCCTGCCGCACATCTCCGTGGCGGGCTCGGTGGCCACCGGCACCCACGGTTCGGGCAACGCGAACGGCTCGCTGGCCTCCCCGGTACGGGAGGTCGAGCTGGTCCTCGCCGACGGGTCGGTCCTGGCCGTCGGCCGCGACGACCCCCGTTTCGACGGCGCCGTGACCTCCCTGGGCGCCCTCGGGGTCGTCACCGCGCTCACCCTCGACCTGGAGCCGGACTTCGAGGTCGCCCAGCACGTCTTCGGCCGGCTGCCACTGGCCGGGCTGGACTTCGAGACGGTGTCGGCGTCGGCGTACAGCGTGAGTCTGTTCACCGACTGGCGGCGGTCGGGGTTCGTACAGGCGTGGGTGAAGCGGCGTACGGACGTGCCGTGGGACGGCTTCCCGTGGGCCGAGCCCGCCGCCGAGGCGATGCATCCGGTGCCGGGGATGCCCGCCGTGAACTGCACCCAGCAGTTCGGCGTGCCCGGACCGTGGCACGAGCGGCTGCCGCACTTCCGTCCCGAGTTCACCCCGAGCAGCGGCGCCGAGCTCCAGTCGGAGTACCTGCTCCCGCGCTCGTACGCCGTCGAGGCGCTGCACGCCGTCGACGCGATCCGTGAGGCGGTCGCGCCGGTGCTGCAGATCTGCGAGGTGCGCACGGTCGCCGCCGACAGCCAGTGGCTGAGTCCGGCGTACGGGCGGGACACCGTGGCGTTCCACTTCACCTGGGTCGAGGACACGGCGGCCGTGCTGCCCGTGGTGCGGCGGCTGGAGGAGGCGCTCGCGCCGTTCGACGCGCGTCCGCACTGGGGCAAGGTGTTCACGGCGGAGCCCTCGGACCTGCGGGGGCGCTATCCGCGGATGGCCGACTTCGAGGCCCTGGTCGCGGACCTCGACCCGACCGGCACGTTCCGGAACGACTTCGTGGGCGCGCTGCTCGGCACCTGA
- a CDS encoding polyphosphate polymerase domain-containing protein translates to MVFLSKASAAQERDQESEDPLHVASRLHAFNRFELKYLVPVDQAAEIRDELAERMDRDLHSPIGGYGVWSLYYDTPQLRFYWEKIEGLKFRRKLRIRHYGDLDGVTDEAPVCVEIKQRVNRVTQKRRITLPYGVARRLCDGRETVEHSPRESAFVQEVLDLVVRLDLKPTAITGYQREALVGRNADTGLRVTFDRRIRGRDRDFHFGVPTPENRFTIPPHMSVMEIKVNERTPHWITDLAARRNLNLVRISKYVQSVEAFGLAPRSVFHVNEADYPPPTPTEEQPLEQRPAQPDASLKAGAL, encoded by the coding sequence ATGGTGTTCCTGTCGAAGGCTTCCGCCGCGCAGGAGAGGGACCAGGAGAGCGAAGACCCGTTGCACGTGGCCAGTCGGCTGCACGCGTTCAACCGGTTCGAGCTGAAGTATCTGGTCCCGGTCGACCAGGCGGCGGAGATCCGCGACGAGCTGGCCGAGCGGATGGACCGCGATCTGCACAGCCCGATCGGCGGGTACGGCGTGTGGAGCCTCTACTACGACACCCCGCAGCTCCGCTTCTACTGGGAGAAGATCGAGGGCCTGAAGTTCCGGCGCAAGCTGCGCATCCGGCACTACGGCGATCTCGACGGGGTCACCGACGAGGCGCCGGTCTGCGTGGAGATCAAGCAGCGCGTCAACCGGGTCACGCAGAAGCGCCGCATCACCCTTCCCTACGGCGTGGCACGGCGGCTGTGCGACGGCCGGGAGACGGTGGAGCACTCGCCGCGGGAGAGCGCCTTCGTCCAGGAGGTCCTCGACCTGGTCGTACGGCTCGACCTGAAGCCCACCGCGATCACCGGCTACCAGCGTGAGGCCCTGGTCGGGCGGAACGCCGACACCGGACTGCGCGTCACCTTCGACCGCCGCATCCGCGGCCGGGACCGCGACTTCCACTTCGGCGTCCCGACCCCGGAGAACCGGTTCACGATCCCGCCGCACATGTCGGTCATGGAGATCAAGGTCAACGAGCGCACCCCCCACTGGATCACCGACCTGGCCGCCCGGCGCAACCTCAACCTCGTACGCATCTCGAAGTACGTGCAGTCCGTCGAGGCGTTCGGGCTGGCCCCGCGGTCGGTCTTCCACGTCAACGAGGCGGACTACCCCCCGCCCACCCCCACCGAAGAACAGCCGCTGGAGCAGCGGCCGGCGCAGCCCGATGCGTCGTT